A single window of Candidatus Desulfofervidus auxilii DNA harbors:
- the folK gene encoding 2-amino-4-hydroxy-6-hydroxymethyldihydropteridine diphosphokinase, with product MHKAFIGIGSNLGDKKAYCKKALILLNALPKTKVKKTSSFYLTEPVGEKAQPWFINLVAFLETELNPYTLFFWLKHIEHLMGRFRTWDKGPRIIDLDLLLYDELIINTPTLTIPHPRLHERGFVLAPLAEVAMEEKHPILKQNIKQLWSKCKYKGWVIRIK from the coding sequence ATGCATAAGGCATTTATTGGCATAGGTTCAAACTTGGGTGACAAAAAGGCTTATTGTAAAAAAGCTCTTATTTTATTAAATGCCTTACCTAAAACAAAGGTAAAAAAAACCTCTTCTTTTTATTTAACAGAACCTGTTGGAGAAAAAGCACAACCTTGGTTTATTAATCTAGTTGCCTTTTTGGAAACAGAATTAAATCCTTATACATTATTTTTTTGGTTAAAGCACATTGAACATCTAATGGGACGCTTTCGCACTTGGGATAAAGGACCGCGTATTATTGATTTGGATCTCTTGTTATATGATGAATTGATAATAAATACACCAACCCTTACTATACCTCATCCTCGCCTTCATGAGCGAGGATTTGTATTAGCTCCTTTAGCTGAAGTTGCCATGGAAGAAAAACATCCAATTTTAAAGCAAAATATTAAACAATTGTGGTCAAAGTGTAAATATAAAGGATGGGTAATAAGAATAAAATGA
- a CDS encoding LL-diaminopimelate aminotransferase codes for MDFPFAERLRQLPPYLFAELDRLKEETIAKGVDVIDLGVGDPDIPTPSHIVEKLKKAAERPENHRYPSYVGMLSFRQAVAEWYERRFGIKLNPKREVLTLIGSKEGIAHLPLAFINPGDIVLVPTPAYPVYHIGTIFAGGKPYFMPLLEENGFLPDLDKIPSDIARKAKIMFLNYPNNPTAAVAETDFFEKVVAFARKYEIMVCHDAAYTELYYDNYKPISFLNIPGAKDVGIEFHSLSKTYNMTGWRIGFAVGNEKIISGLGKIKSNVDSGVFQAIQEAGITALESDESIVEKNRKIYQERRDLMANGLKELGFKLDIPKATFYLWVKVPEGYSSEKFCQLLLTQAGIVVTPGHGFGEPGEGYFRIALTVSIQRLKEALKRLKNLKFYA; via the coding sequence ATGGATTTTCCATTTGCAGAACGATTAAGACAATTGCCACCTTACCTTTTTGCTGAATTGGATAGGTTAAAAGAAGAGACCATAGCAAAGGGTGTTGATGTCATTGATTTGGGAGTTGGTGATCCAGATATCCCTACCCCATCACATATTGTAGAGAAATTAAAGAAAGCGGCAGAAAGACCAGAAAATCATCGTTATCCCAGTTATGTTGGGATGCTTTCCTTTAGACAGGCAGTAGCTGAGTGGTATGAAAGACGTTTTGGGATAAAACTTAATCCTAAAAGAGAAGTTTTAACGCTTATTGGCTCTAAAGAGGGAATTGCCCATCTGCCTTTGGCTTTCATAAATCCAGGAGATATTGTTTTAGTACCTACACCAGCTTATCCTGTCTATCATATTGGTACTATATTTGCTGGTGGTAAACCATATTTTATGCCCCTTCTTGAAGAAAATGGCTTTTTACCAGACTTGGATAAAATTCCTTCTGACATTGCTAGGAAGGCAAAGATAATGTTTTTAAATTATCCTAACAATCCAACAGCAGCAGTAGCTGAAACAGATTTTTTTGAAAAAGTAGTTGCTTTTGCAAGAAAATATGAAATTATGGTCTGCCATGATGCTGCTTATACAGAATTATATTATGACAATTATAAACCTATAAGCTTTTTAAATATTCCTGGAGCAAAGGATGTAGGAATTGAATTTCATTCTTTATCTAAAACTTATAATATGACTGGATGGCGAATAGGTTTTGCTGTAGGCAATGAAAAAATTATTTCTGGTTTAGGAAAGATAAAAAGCAATGTTGATTCAGGTGTATTTCAAGCAATACAGGAAGCAGGTATCACTGCTCTTGAGAGTGATGAATCTATTGTAGAAAAAAACCGCAAGATTTATCAAGAAAGACGCGATTTAATGGCAAATGGTTTAAAAGAATTGGGATTTAAATTAGATATACCTAAAGCAACTTTTTATTTATGGGTAAAAGTACCTGAAGGATATAGCTCAGAAAAATTTTGTCAATTATTGTTAACTCAAGCAGGTATTGTTGTAACACCAGGTCATGGATTTGGAGAACCAGGTGAAGGTTATTTTAGAATAGCTTTAACTGTTTCTATTCAGAGATTGAAAGAGGCTTTGAAACGCTTAAAAAATTTAAAATTTTATGCATAA